The Geodermatophilaceae bacterium NBWT11 genome has a segment encoding these proteins:
- a CDS encoding multifunctional oxoglutarate decarboxylase/oxoglutarate dehydrogenase thiamine pyrophosphate-binding subunit/dihydrolipoyllysine-residue succinyltransferase subunit, with protein sequence MSSVSSSQPSPTRSSSAMGFGTNEWLVEEMYQQYLSDPASVDQAWHDFFDDYRPGSPMSDGADRPAPAAAGDDTAGDDAAGDDAAAEAAPAPADAEGSATRPSSPAVAPSTPTPPSRATAPEPKSTGTVVARPAEKAADAQPAAKPAAAKPAAEKKAPAKPTAGAEAESGGPKQSVLRGAAASVVKNMNASLTVPTATSVRAVPAKMLVDNRIVINNHLARSRGGKVSFTHLIGYALVRALDDFPEMNAAFAEIDGKPNLVQPEHVNFGLAIDLPKPDGTRSLVVANIKRSEEMDFAAFWGAYEDVIRRARGGKLTMDDFTGTTVSLTNPGTVGTNHSVPRLTTGQGTIVGVGAMDYPAEFQGMSPETLTDLAVAKTITLTSTYDHRIIQGAQSGDFLRKLHGLLLGQDGFYDEVFASLRIPYEPVRWVPDVSVRHEGQIDKGARVVELIEAYRRNGHLMADTDPLEFKVRTHPDLDITQHGLTLWDLDRQFPVGGFAGEKVMPLRDVLGVLRNSYCRTVGVEYMHITDPEEREWLQKRIEVKHDSPDRAKQKHVLGRLNAAEAFETFLQTKYVGQKRFSLEGGESVIPLMDEVLVASTEHGLEEVAIGMPHRGRLNVLANVLNKPYSKIFGEFEGNIDPGTVQGSGDVKYHLGAEGTFQHPARDASIAVTLTSNPSHLEAVNPVLEGIVRAKQDMIDKGEGGFTVLPLLLHGDSAFAGQGVVAETLNLSQLRGYRTGGTVHVVVNNQVGFTTSPAAARSSLYSTDVARMIGAPVFHVNGDDPEACVRVARLAVDYRQAFRKDVVIDLVCYRRRGHNEGDDPSMTQPLMYDIIDRKRSVRKLYTEALVGRGDITLTEAEEALKDYRGQLERAFSETHDARDSSTPEPVVDQRPSASAKTAITTEVLKTIGDAHVSLPGDFTVHPKLQKMLERRAAMVSEGGVDWAMGELLAFGSLLMQGVPVRLAGQDSRRGTFVQRHSVLIDREDAKEYTPIANLTEDQAKFFVYDSLLSEYAAVGFEYGYSVANREALVLWEAQFGDFVDGAQLIIDEFISSGEAKWGQQSGIVLLLPHGLEGQGPDHSSGRPERFLQLCAENNMTVANCSTPANYFHLLRRQALSETHRPLVVFTPKSLLRAKAAVSAVEDFTEQSFRPVLPDPGVGGEPLDDAAVRRVLLCTGKVAYDLLAGRESEGVADVAVLRVEQLYPLPASELVEQLRRYPNADEVVWVQEEPANMGAWQFMAVNLPAELPAGKTLSVVSRKASASPAVGSAKVHEAEQKDLVARSLAQ encoded by the coding sequence GTGTCAAGCGTGAGCTCATCCCAGCCCTCCCCCACCCGATCCTCGTCCGCGATGGGTTTCGGCACCAACGAGTGGCTGGTCGAGGAGATGTACCAGCAGTACTTGTCCGACCCCGCCAGCGTCGACCAGGCGTGGCACGACTTCTTCGACGACTACCGGCCCGGCAGCCCGATGTCCGACGGCGCCGACCGGCCGGCCCCGGCGGCCGCCGGGGACGACACGGCCGGGGACGACGCGGCCGGGGACGACGCAGCAGCCGAGGCCGCGCCCGCCCCCGCCGACGCCGAGGGCTCGGCCACCCGGCCCAGCTCCCCCGCCGTCGCGCCGAGCACCCCGACGCCGCCCAGCCGGGCGACCGCGCCGGAGCCGAAGAGCACCGGCACCGTCGTCGCCAGGCCCGCGGAGAAGGCGGCCGACGCCCAGCCGGCCGCGAAGCCCGCCGCCGCGAAGCCCGCCGCCGAGAAGAAGGCCCCGGCGAAGCCCACGGCCGGCGCCGAGGCCGAGAGCGGTGGCCCCAAGCAGTCGGTGCTCCGCGGTGCCGCCGCCAGCGTCGTGAAGAACATGAACGCCTCGCTGACCGTGCCGACCGCCACCAGCGTGCGGGCCGTCCCGGCGAAGATGCTGGTCGACAACCGCATCGTCATCAACAACCACCTGGCCCGCTCGCGCGGCGGGAAGGTCTCCTTCACCCACCTGATCGGCTACGCGCTGGTCCGGGCGCTGGACGACTTCCCGGAGATGAACGCGGCGTTCGCCGAGATCGACGGCAAGCCGAACCTGGTGCAGCCCGAGCACGTGAACTTCGGCCTGGCGATCGACCTGCCCAAGCCCGACGGCACCCGCTCGCTGGTGGTCGCCAACATCAAGCGCTCCGAGGAGATGGACTTCGCCGCCTTCTGGGGCGCCTACGAGGACGTCATCCGCCGGGCCCGCGGCGGCAAGCTCACGATGGACGACTTCACCGGGACGACGGTCAGCCTGACCAACCCCGGCACCGTGGGCACCAACCACTCCGTGCCGCGGCTGACCACCGGCCAGGGCACGATCGTCGGCGTCGGCGCGATGGACTACCCGGCCGAGTTCCAGGGGATGAGCCCGGAGACGCTGACCGACCTCGCGGTCGCGAAGACCATCACGCTCACCTCGACCTACGACCACCGGATCATCCAGGGCGCCCAGTCCGGGGACTTCCTGCGCAAGCTGCACGGCCTGCTGCTGGGCCAGGACGGGTTCTACGACGAGGTCTTCGCCTCGCTGCGGATCCCCTACGAGCCGGTCCGCTGGGTCCCCGACGTCTCGGTGCGCCACGAGGGCCAGATCGACAAGGGCGCCCGCGTCGTCGAGCTGATCGAGGCCTACCGGCGCAACGGCCACCTGATGGCCGACACCGACCCCCTCGAGTTCAAGGTCCGCACCCACCCCGACCTGGACATCACCCAGCACGGCCTGACCCTGTGGGACCTCGACCGGCAGTTCCCGGTCGGCGGGTTCGCCGGGGAGAAGGTCATGCCGCTGCGCGACGTGCTCGGTGTGCTGCGCAACTCCTACTGCCGCACCGTCGGCGTGGAGTACATGCACATCACCGACCCCGAGGAGCGCGAGTGGCTCCAGAAGCGCATCGAGGTCAAGCACGACAGCCCCGACCGGGCGAAGCAGAAGCACGTGCTGGGTCGACTGAACGCCGCCGAGGCCTTCGAGACCTTCCTGCAGACCAAGTACGTCGGGCAGAAGCGGTTCTCCCTCGAGGGCGGTGAGTCCGTCATCCCGCTGATGGACGAGGTGCTCGTCGCCTCGACCGAGCACGGCCTCGAGGAGGTCGCGATCGGCATGCCGCACCGCGGCCGGCTCAACGTGCTGGCCAACGTGCTCAACAAGCCCTACTCGAAGATCTTCGGGGAGTTCGAGGGCAACATCGACCCGGGCACCGTGCAGGGCTCCGGAGACGTGAAGTACCACCTCGGCGCCGAGGGCACGTTCCAGCACCCGGCCCGGGACGCCTCGATCGCGGTCACCCTGACCTCGAACCCCAGCCACCTGGAGGCGGTCAACCCCGTCCTCGAGGGCATCGTGCGGGCCAAGCAGGACATGATCGACAAGGGCGAGGGCGGCTTCACCGTCCTGCCGCTGCTGCTGCACGGCGACAGCGCGTTCGCGGGACAAGGCGTGGTCGCCGAGACCCTCAACCTGTCCCAGCTGCGCGGCTACCGCACCGGCGGCACGGTGCACGTCGTGGTCAACAACCAGGTCGGCTTCACCACCAGCCCGGCCGCGGCGCGCTCGAGCCTGTACTCCACCGACGTCGCGCGGATGATCGGTGCGCCGGTCTTCCACGTCAACGGTGACGACCCCGAGGCCTGCGTCCGGGTCGCCCGGCTGGCCGTGGACTACCGGCAGGCGTTCCGCAAGGACGTCGTCATCGACCTGGTCTGCTACCGCCGGCGCGGGCACAACGAGGGCGACGACCCCTCGATGACCCAGCCGCTGATGTACGACATCATCGACCGCAAGCGCTCGGTCCGGAAGCTCTACACCGAGGCGCTGGTCGGCCGGGGCGACATCACCCTGACCGAGGCCGAGGAGGCCCTGAAGGACTACCGCGGGCAGCTCGAGCGGGCCTTCTCCGAGACCCACGACGCCCGCGACTCCTCCACCCCCGAGCCGGTCGTGGACCAGCGGCCCTCGGCGTCGGCCAAGACGGCGATCACCACCGAGGTGCTCAAGACCATCGGCGACGCGCACGTCTCGCTGCCCGGGGACTTCACCGTCCACCCCAAGCTGCAGAAGATGCTCGAGCGGCGCGCGGCCATGGTCAGCGAGGGCGGCGTCGACTGGGCGATGGGCGAGCTGCTGGCCTTCGGCTCGCTGCTCATGCAGGGCGTGCCGGTGCGGCTGGCCGGTCAGGACTCCCGTCGCGGCACCTTCGTGCAGCGCCACTCGGTCCTCATCGACCGGGAGGACGCGAAGGAGTACACCCCGATCGCCAACCTCACCGAGGACCAGGCGAAGTTCTTCGTCTACGACTCGCTGCTCAGCGAGTACGCCGCGGTCGGGTTCGAGTACGGCTACTCGGTGGCCAACCGCGAGGCCCTCGTCCTCTGGGAGGCCCAGTTCGGCGACTTCGTCGACGGCGCGCAGCTGATCATCGACGAGTTCATCTCCTCCGGTGAGGCCAAGTGGGGCCAGCAGTCGGGCATCGTCCTGCTGCTGCCGCACGGCCTGGAGGGCCAGGGTCCCGACCACTCCAGCGGTCGGCCCGAGCGTTTCCTGCAGCTGTGCGCGGAGAACAACATGACCGTCGCCAACTGCTCGACCCCGGCGAACTACTTCCACCTGCTGCGTCGGCAGGCGCTGTCGGAGACCCACCGCCCGCTGGTGGTCTTCACGCCCAAGTCGCTGCTGCGCGCCAAGGCCGCGGTCAGCGCCGTCGAGGACTTCACCGAGCAGAGCTTCCGGCCGGTGCTGCCCGACCCGGGCGTCGGCGGGGAGCCGCTCGACGACGCCGCCGTGCGCCGGGTGCTGCTGTGCACCGGCAAGGTCGCCTACGACCTGCTGGCCGGCCGGGAGTCCGAGGGCGTCGCCGACGTCGCCGTGCTGCGGGTCGAGCAGCTGTACCCGCTGCCGGCCAGCGAGCTGGTCGAGCAGCTGCGCCGCTACCCCAACGCCGACGAGGTCGTCTGGGTGCAGGAGGAGCCGGCCAACATGGGCGCCTGGCAGTTCATGGCGGTCAACCTGCCCGCCGAGCTGCCCGCCGGGAAGACGCTGTCGGTGGTCAGCCGCAAGGCCTCGGCCAGCCCGGCCGTCGGCTCGGCCAAGGTGCACGAGGCCGAGCAGAAGGACCTCGTCGCCCGTTCGCTGGCCCAGTAG
- a CDS encoding metal-dependent hydrolase: MLGHSHALSGLAVGAATLPVAPLTGTVAQLGWVAAVGGMAMLPDLDQRGSTISRMWGPLSEVPSGIVGRLSGGHRKGTHDALLAPVAFGLLAAAASRATWASLLLLALAIGLALRALHVVVPGRFETTVVGNLVLSWGGAWLLLDHSPSPTWLPWAVALGVLVHVAGDFLTCGGVPVPLVWLARPRATVAFSPMETGGFTEKVVLVPLFVVATLVLLWLNTPAAAVLGGLTAAG; this comes from the coding sequence GTGCTCGGTCACTCCCACGCCCTGTCCGGCCTCGCCGTCGGCGCCGCCACCCTGCCGGTCGCCCCGCTGACCGGGACGGTCGCGCAGCTCGGCTGGGTGGCCGCCGTTGGCGGGATGGCGATGCTGCCCGACCTGGACCAGCGCGGGTCGACGATCTCGCGCATGTGGGGGCCGCTGTCCGAGGTCCCGTCCGGGATCGTCGGCCGGCTGTCCGGCGGGCACCGCAAGGGCACCCACGACGCACTGCTGGCCCCGGTGGCGTTCGGGCTGCTCGCGGCTGCCGCGTCCCGGGCGACCTGGGCCTCACTGCTCCTGCTGGCGCTGGCGATCGGGCTGGCGCTGCGGGCGCTGCACGTCGTGGTCCCCGGGAGGTTCGAGACCACGGTCGTCGGCAACCTGGTGCTGTCCTGGGGCGGGGCCTGGCTGCTGCTGGACCACAGCCCCAGCCCGACGTGGCTGCCCTGGGCGGTCGCGCTGGGGGTGCTGGTGCACGTGGCCGGGGACTTCCTGACCTGCGGCGGGGTGCCCGTGCCGTTGGTCTGGCTGGCCCGCCCGCGCGCCACGGTCGCGTTCTCCCCGATGGAGACCGGCGGGTTCACCGAGAAGGTGGTGCTGGTGCCGCTGTTCGTCGTGGCCACGCTCGTGCTGCTGTGGCTGAACACGCCGGCGGCGGCCGTCCTGGGAGGACTGACCGCCGCCGGGTGA
- a CDS encoding IS30 family transposase, which yields MRSSGLSVEQQDQLWARWRAGESLRGIGRSLGLSHATVHRHVTACGGRRPVARRRGPLALSVVEREEISRGIAAEASVRAIARVLGREPSTISRELARNGGREAYRAAAADAAADRRALRPKPAKLAIDGRLRAEVQRGLALEWSPQQIASRLVVDFPDDEAMRVSHETIYLTLFVQARGGLARELTRSLRTGRATRHPRGAKLPSGRGQLRGMVPISERPAEATDRAVPGHWEGDLVLGKLPSAVATLVERTTRFVALVALPEGKKAEQVHPALAAAIRRVPAQLRRSLTWDQGKEMAAHAQFTVATGVDVYFCDPKSPWQRGSNENTNGLLRQYLPKGADLTAFTQHDLDAIAARLNGRPRQTLDWKTPAEAFNEAVAHTR from the coding sequence GTGAGGTCGTCGGGGTTGTCGGTGGAGCAGCAGGATCAGTTGTGGGCGCGATGGCGGGCCGGTGAGTCACTGCGTGGCATCGGCCGGTCATTGGGGCTGTCGCATGCCACGGTGCACCGGCATGTCACGGCGTGTGGTGGCAGACGGCCGGTAGCGCGGCGGCGGGGGCCGCTGGCGTTGAGCGTGGTCGAGCGGGAGGAGATCAGCCGCGGGATCGCCGCCGAGGCGTCGGTGCGGGCGATCGCGCGTGTGTTGGGGCGGGAGCCCTCCACGATCAGCCGGGAGCTGGCCCGCAACGGCGGGCGGGAGGCCTACCGGGCCGCAGCAGCCGATGCCGCGGCCGATCGTCGGGCGCTGCGACCCAAGCCGGCGAAGCTGGCGATCGACGGGCGGCTTCGCGCGGAGGTGCAGCGTGGGCTGGCCCTGGAGTGGTCACCGCAGCAGATCGCGTCACGCTTGGTCGTGGACTTCCCCGACGATGAGGCGATGCGGGTCTCCCACGAGACGATCTACCTGACCTTGTTCGTGCAGGCCAGGGGCGGGTTGGCCCGTGAGTTGACCCGGTCGTTGCGCACCGGTCGGGCGACCCGGCACCCGCGCGGGGCCAAGTTGCCTTCCGGGCGTGGGCAGCTGCGCGGGATGGTCCCGATCTCCGAACGACCCGCCGAGGCCACCGACCGGGCGGTCCCCGGGCACTGGGAGGGCGACCTCGTCTTGGGCAAGCTGCCCAGTGCAGTGGCCACCCTGGTGGAGCGCACCACCCGGTTCGTGGCGTTGGTGGCGCTACCGGAAGGCAAGAAGGCCGAGCAGGTCCACCCGGCTCTGGCCGCAGCGATCAGGCGGGTGCCAGCCCAGCTGCGCCGGTCCCTGACCTGGGACCAGGGCAAGGAGATGGCCGCCCACGCACAGTTCACCGTGGCCACCGGCGTCGACGTCTATTTCTGCGACCCCAAGAGCCCCTGGCAGCGGGGCAGCAACGAGAACACCAACGGCCTCCTCCGCCAGTACCTGCCCAAGGGCGCCGACCTCACGGCCTTCACCCAGCACGACCTCGACGCCATCGCCGCACGACTCAACGGCCGACCCCGACAGACCCTGGACTGGAAGACTCCCGCCGAAGCATTCAACGAGGCCGTTGCACACACCCGTTGA
- a CDS encoding aspartate aminotransferase family protein has product MTPQDVLAELTALADGDVPTHGGAAMAYVYDSGLTEVDALAAGAQAAYQWTNALDPTAFPSVARIENDLVAAAAALLGGGPDTVGTVTSGGTESCLLAVLAARTRWRSAHPDDDRRPQLLLPVTAHAAFRKAAHLFDLAVVDLGVDPDTCRVRPAEVAALLTTRTALVVLSAPSYPHGVLDPVAEVAALAAAAGVPCHVDACIGGWLLPHLADSTGAESFDLSVPGVTSLSVDLHKYGYAPKGVSVLLTADPEFRHGHWFATADWPGYPVVNPTLAGTRPAGPMAAAWAVHRWLGTEGYRRLALAAREATTALVAGLADVPGVRVVGTPVTTLVALAGTDGLDVLHLADEVTARGWLLQPQPPFTQPDGSVLPATLHLTVTAATTDRVPALLADLADAARAALALDPPVPDPTLVAAAADLDPATLTVADVDGLLALAGLDGGRLPTRMAPVHALVAALPRPLAERLLAGVLDRVYRPTRT; this is encoded by the coding sequence GTGACACCGCAGGACGTCCTGGCGGAGCTCACCGCGCTGGCCGACGGGGACGTCCCCACGCACGGCGGGGCCGCCATGGCCTACGTCTACGACTCCGGGCTCACCGAGGTGGACGCGCTGGCCGCCGGCGCTCAGGCGGCGTACCAGTGGACGAACGCCCTCGACCCGACCGCCTTCCCCAGCGTCGCCCGGATCGAGAACGACCTGGTCGCCGCAGCGGCCGCACTGCTGGGGGGCGGGCCGGACACCGTCGGCACGGTCACCAGCGGCGGCACCGAGAGCTGCCTGCTCGCCGTGCTCGCCGCCCGCACCCGGTGGCGGTCGGCCCACCCGGACGACGACCGCCGTCCCCAGCTGCTGCTGCCGGTCACCGCGCACGCCGCCTTCCGCAAGGCCGCGCACCTGTTCGACCTGGCCGTGGTCGACCTGGGCGTGGACCCCGACACCTGCCGGGTGCGCCCGGCGGAGGTCGCCGCGCTGCTGACCACCCGCACCGCGCTGGTCGTCCTCAGCGCACCGTCCTACCCGCACGGCGTGCTCGACCCGGTCGCCGAGGTGGCCGCGCTGGCCGCCGCGGCCGGGGTGCCCTGCCACGTGGACGCCTGCATCGGCGGCTGGCTGCTGCCGCACCTCGCCGACAGCACCGGCGCCGAGTCGTTCGACCTCTCGGTCCCCGGGGTGACCAGCCTGTCGGTCGACCTGCACAAGTACGGCTACGCCCCCAAGGGCGTCTCGGTGCTGCTGACCGCCGACCCGGAGTTCCGGCACGGCCACTGGTTCGCCACCGCGGACTGGCCCGGCTACCCGGTGGTCAACCCGACGCTGGCCGGCACCCGCCCCGCCGGACCGATGGCCGCCGCGTGGGCGGTGCACCGCTGGCTGGGCACCGAGGGCTACCGGCGCCTGGCGCTGGCGGCCCGGGAGGCGACCACGGCGCTGGTCGCCGGGCTGGCCGACGTCCCGGGCGTACGGGTGGTGGGCACCCCGGTGACCACCCTGGTGGCGCTCGCCGGCACCGACGGGCTCGACGTGCTGCACCTGGCCGACGAGGTCACCGCCCGGGGCTGGCTGCTGCAGCCCCAGCCGCCGTTCACCCAGCCCGACGGCAGCGTCCTCCCGGCCACGCTGCACCTGACGGTCACCGCGGCGACCACCGACCGGGTGCCCGCCCTGCTCGCCGACCTCGCCGACGCCGCCCGCGCAGCGCTGGCCCTGGACCCGCCCGTCCCCGACCCCACGCTGGTGGCCGCCGCGGCCGACCTCGACCCGGCGACCCTCACCGTGGCCGACGTCGACGGCCTGCTCGCCCTCGCCGGCCTGGACGGCGGTCGGCTGCCGACCCGGATGGCCCCCGTGCACGCCCTGGTCGCCGCCCTCCCCCGCCCGTTGGCCGAACGCCTCCTGGCCGGCGTCCTCGACCGCGTCTACCGCCCCACCCGCACCTGA
- a CDS encoding MFS transporter gives MTAPALTRGTHLGYAAGSIGTAAFGTVPGLLLLFYLTDVLGVGAGLAGLVVFAPKAWDVLLNPWIGARSDATTSRWGPRRPWMLAGGLTLPLLFVLVFAGPGAPPALAAGWVAVTFLLAATAYGCFQVPYVAQPAEITTDPGERATLMSWRVAALALGILVAGAGAPAVVELAGGGRAGHLAMAAFVAVLLAGGMLGAVVGTRRAPTLTRTSSEGRLLATLRVAVRVRPFRLLLVGFVVQALGIGVMLAGVPYYARQVLGDPAAGTLLFVALVGPAILVMPLWLRVSRRVGKRTGLLASSTVFAVGAAALALGAPGRTGLVLALVVVVGIGYAGMQMFPLAMLPDVVAADETSSGERRAGVFTGVWTAAETLGLAVGPGLLGVLLGLAGYRSSVGDAVVAQTAAADTTVLLSFSLLPALLVLASLPFIARYRLEPTP, from the coding sequence GTGACCGCCCCCGCGCTGACCCGGGGCACCCACCTCGGCTACGCAGCGGGCTCCATCGGGACGGCGGCGTTCGGCACCGTCCCGGGGCTGCTGCTGCTCTTCTACCTGACCGACGTGCTCGGCGTGGGTGCCGGTCTCGCCGGGCTGGTGGTGTTCGCGCCCAAGGCGTGGGACGTGCTGCTCAACCCGTGGATCGGTGCCCGGTCGGACGCCACCACCAGCCGCTGGGGACCGCGCCGGCCCTGGATGCTGGCCGGCGGGCTGACCCTGCCGCTGCTGTTCGTGCTGGTCTTCGCCGGCCCCGGGGCTCCCCCGGCGCTGGCCGCCGGCTGGGTCGCGGTCACCTTCCTGCTCGCGGCCACCGCCTACGGCTGCTTCCAGGTGCCCTACGTCGCCCAACCCGCCGAGATCACCACCGACCCCGGCGAGCGGGCCACCCTGATGTCCTGGCGGGTCGCGGCCCTGGCGCTGGGCATCCTGGTCGCCGGCGCCGGCGCGCCCGCGGTGGTCGAGCTCGCCGGCGGCGGCCGGGCCGGGCACCTGGCCATGGCCGCGTTCGTGGCGGTGCTGCTCGCCGGCGGGATGCTCGGCGCCGTCGTCGGCACCCGGCGGGCACCCACGCTGACGCGCACCAGCAGCGAGGGGCGCCTGCTGGCCACGCTGCGGGTCGCCGTCCGGGTGCGGCCGTTCCGGCTGCTGCTGGTCGGGTTCGTCGTCCAGGCGCTGGGGATCGGCGTGATGCTGGCCGGCGTCCCGTACTACGCCCGGCAGGTGCTCGGTGACCCCGCCGCCGGGACGCTGCTGTTCGTCGCCCTGGTCGGCCCGGCCATCCTGGTCATGCCGCTGTGGCTACGGGTCAGCCGCCGGGTGGGCAAGCGGACCGGCCTGCTCGCGTCGTCCACGGTCTTCGCCGTCGGCGCTGCCGCGCTCGCCCTCGGCGCGCCCGGCCGCACCGGCCTCGTGCTCGCCCTCGTCGTGGTGGTCGGGATCGGCTACGCCGGGATGCAGATGTTCCCGCTGGCGATGCTCCCCGACGTGGTCGCCGCCGACGAGACGTCCTCCGGCGAGCGCCGGGCCGGGGTGTTCACCGGCGTCTGGACGGCGGCCGAGACGCTCGGGCTGGCGGTCGGACCGGGCCTGCTGGGCGTGCTGCTGGGGCTCGCCGGGTACCGCTCGTCGGTCGGGGACGCCGTCGTGGCGCAGACCGCGGCGGCCGACACCACCGTGCTGCTGTCCTTCAGCCTGCTCCCGGCACTGCTGGTGCTCGCCTCGCTGCCGTTCATCGCCCGCTACCGACTGGAGCCCACCCCGTGA